ACTTCTTGCATAATGTCTTCCGCTTCATGCGGGTTCTGGGTTTGTTTCAATAGCCAACCATAAAGGCTGGGTTCAGCATGGTTCCATGCGTTCATCAGACACTTCATTATTCAATCTCGATTATAGTCGCGCGTGCTAATCTTAGCCGATCAGCGAGCGCGACGTACTTTCCTTGCCGTTACGCTATAACATCTTGTTTGAGTAGATCGCGAACTAGATCAACAGATGGCACCGAGCCGGTATGTTTTATTTCACCATCAATGGCGACACCTGGGGTGCTCATGATCCCCGCTTCAAAAATGGCTTCTAAACTGGTGACTTTTTCAATGTTGACCTGTAGCCCCAATTCTTGTGCAACCTCAGCAAAACGTTCTGCGGTGACTATGCAGTTTTTACAACCTGAACCATAAACTTGGACTTTTTTCATAATAGACTCCTGTGAGCATTTGCTCGGTTTTAATTAATAGAAGAAGTTAAATAACCAACCTGTGATGGAAATTGCGACCAACAAGTAGCCTGCTATCGCACCGAGTAATCGATATTGCATAACTTGTTTGAGCATCATGAATTCAGGTAAGCTCACCGCGACAGCTCCCATGCAGAATGCGAGAGTGGTGCCAAGTGGCATGCCTTTGTCTATCAAGGACGCCATGATTGGAACAATCCCCGTTGCGTTGGTGTAAATCGGAATAGCACTTAATGTCGCGAGCGGAACAGTCCACCACTGGCCGTGTGCAAGGTTTTGTTCGAACCAGTTTGCGGGAACGAAGCCATGGATAAATGCGCCAATACCCACACCGATAATGACCCAAGCCCAAATGCGCTTGAAGATAGTACTGGTTTCATTCACAGCAAATTCGTGGCGCTGCTTAACCGTCATTTGTGTTGGCTCTAGCGCGACGCTTGGCGACGCATTTAACTCATTTGCGTTTTGATACGCTTTGGCAAGGAAAGGCTGCAACCAGCGATGAGCTTGAAACATATCAAGCACAAAGCCTGCAAAAATGCCAAGTAGCATGCCAATGACGACGTACATGATGGTGAATTTCAGCCCCAATACACTGCCAAGCATGATGACAACCACCTCATTGATCAGCGGTGAAGTAATCAGAAAGGCGATAGTCACTCCAATAGGAATTCTTGCGGAGACAAAGCCCATAAATAGCGGAATAGAGCTGCATGAGCAAAATGGCGTAATTGCACCAAACAGAGAACCAAGGAAATAACCGACGCCACGGTGTTTACCTTGAAGATATTGGCGAACTTTATCCACGCTCAAGCTGGCTCTCATTGCGGAGATGAGATAAATCAGCACAACCAATAAGACCAAGATCTTGCTGGTGTCCTCAATAAAGAAATGAACGCCTTTTGCCATCGAAGTATTGGCTTGTAAGTTGAAAATGGAATACGTCAGCCAATCGGCAAAATGAGTAAAAACTTCTAACATAGTGGCACTCTCAAAACGATTTACCTCTAACACGTTTGAGGGCGAAAAAGGATGCACACTTTTTTGAATTTGTTTTCGATGCAGTTTGAAAGCGCGAGGTTAGCGCCAGTTGAACCTGAGAATTTTTAATTAACGCGGTTCAGCGCGACACAGAGCGAGACTTTGTCGTTAGCGGACACTTCAGCTTGCAAGAGCTTTTATTCACGACCTATTCGTGAGCTCTTGCCCTGCAAAACCTATCCAGTTTGGTTAATACAGTTGTACTCCCATGATTAGGCGACAATTTTTCTCCAATGAAGGTTATGTGCTTTCTCTCCCATTAAAAGATTAACAAATACTGTTTTTATATACAGTAATTATTGGCGCTGTTAGAGTTTGATAGAAATCTTCGGCACTTGGATGCTTGAGTTTTTGACAATAAAAAGGACTTCGAATGATTTTAAATCACGTCTCAATTGGTACTTCTGATGTAGTGAAAGCCGTTAATTTCTACGATTCGCTTCTGTCTACATTGGCTATAAAGCGTACT
This window of the Vibrio panuliri genome carries:
- a CDS encoding thioredoxin family protein, with product MKKVQVYGSGCKNCIVTAERFAEVAQELGLQVNIEKVTSLEAIFEAGIMSTPGVAIDGEIKHTGSVPSVDLVRDLLKQDVIA
- a CDS encoding permease; this translates as MLEVFTHFADWLTYSIFNLQANTSMAKGVHFFIEDTSKILVLLVVLIYLISAMRASLSVDKVRQYLQGKHRGVGYFLGSLFGAITPFCSCSSIPLFMGFVSARIPIGVTIAFLITSPLINEVVVIMLGSVLGLKFTIMYVVIGMLLGIFAGFVLDMFQAHRWLQPFLAKAYQNANELNASPSVALEPTQMTVKQRHEFAVNETSTIFKRIWAWVIIGVGIGAFIHGFVPANWFEQNLAHGQWWTVPLATLSAIPIYTNATGIVPIMASLIDKGMPLGTTLAFCMGAVAVSLPEFMMLKQVMQYRLLGAIAGYLLVAISITGWLFNFFY